TCGGCGTCAGCCGGGTCCGCTGGCTGCCACGCATCAGCCGGGCGACCTCAAAGCCGTCCATTTCGGGCATCTGCACATCGAGCAGCACGAGGTCGACCTCGTTTTCCAGCAGGGCACTCAGGGCTTCCATCCCTGAGCTGGCGGTCAATACCTGCCAGTCCTGGCGGGACAGCAAGGCCCGCATGCTGATGAGATTCTCCGGGTAATCGTCTACGACGAGCAGAACCGAGCGATTGTCCGGTGGTTGAGTGTGAGCGACATCCATGCTGCTTCTCTTGTTAGGCCGATTACGACGAGCCATTGGATCCGATCTTTACTCTAGACTCGGGGACCGAAGACGCAACGCGTGCAGATGGCTATAAGCCATCGGAAGTGATGTTAGCCGACTAACGGTATGAACGCTGCAGCCCATTCGCCGGCAAAGCCGGCTCCTACAGATACAACGCTGATCTTGAGGCTGGTGTGGGCCCTGTAGGAGCCGGCTTTGCCGGCGAATGGCCGGTATCGTCAGCACAAGACCCTTGCTCCCAAAGAGGAGCGCACCTGGCCCCCCCTTCACCCAGGCACAAAAAAACCCGCATCACTGCGGGTTTTTTTGTGAAGCGACGCCGGATCAGTTGATCTTGGCGGCCAGCTCGCCCTTGGCGTAACGCTGGAACATGCCTTCCAGGGAGATCGGCTTGATCTTCGAGGCGTTGCCGGCGGTGCCAAAGGCTTCGTAGCGAGCGATGCACACGTCACGCATGGCCTTGACGGTTTCACCGAAGAACTTGCGTGGGTCGAACTCGCTCGGGTTCTGCGCCATCAGGCGACGCATGGCGCCGGTGGAGGCCAGGCGCAGGTCGGTGTCGATGTTGACCTTGCGCACGCCGTACTTGATGCCTTCGACGATCTCTTCGACCGGCACGCCGTAGGTCTCTTTGATGTCGCCACCGTACTGGTTGATGATCGCCAGCCACTCTTGCGGCACCGAGGACGAACCGTGCATCACCAGGTGGGTGTTGGGGATGCGCTTGTGGATTTCCTTGATACGGTCGATCGCCAGCACGTCACCAGTCGGTGGCTTGGTGAACTTGTAGGCGCCGTGGCTGGTGCCGATGGCGATGGCCAGGGCGTCCACCTGGGTCTTCTTGACGAAGTCGGCGGCCTCTTCCGGGTCGGTCAGCATCTGGCTGTGGTCCAGCACGCCTTCGGCGCCGATGCCGTCTTCTTCACCGGCCATGCCGGTTTCCAGCGAGCCCAGGCAGCCCAGCTCGCCTTCCACCGAAACGCCGCAGGCGTGCGCCATGGCAACGGTCTGCTGGGTGACGCGGACGTTGTACTCGTATTCGGTCGGGGTCTTGCCATCTTCACCCAGCGAGCCGTCCATCATTACCGAGCTGAAGCCCAGCTGGATCGAGCGCTGGCACACGTCAGGGCTGGTGCCGTGGTCCTGGTGCATGCACACCGGGATGTGCGGGAACTCTTCGATGGCGGCCAGGATCAGGTGGCGCAGGAACGGGGCGCCAGCGTACTTGCGGGCACCGGCGGAGGCCTGGACGATGACCGGAGAGTCGGTCTTGTCGGCGGCTTCCATGATGGCGCGCATCTGCTCGAGGTTGTTGACGTTGAAAGCCGGTACGCCGTAACCGAACTCGGCGGCGTGGTCCAGCATCTGGCGCATGCTAATGAGTGCCATTGTGTATCTCTCTCCCGACAAGCGTCGTTGTTTCGTGCAAGCCTGCCGCAGGGGCGGTTGCTGTTCAAGTAGTGTGGGCCATCCATGCGGCCCGGCCAGTCACGGTGCCTTGCAGCCCCGCCCAATCAGATCGTTGGTTGCCACCCAGTACACCAGGCCTTCATTGCCTTTGGTGTGCAGGGCGAGCACGCCATCGCTGTACAGCGCGCCCGAGGCGCCCGGCTCGGACTTGAGCCGGTAGACCTGGTCGCCGCCGCCAAGGCGCACGTCAACCGCATCCTGTTTCGCGTCGGTGAAACGCCACAGCACCTCGGCCTGGCTGTCGCAGACCCAGCGGGTCCAGTTGTCCGCCGGGGCGGGTTGGGCAGGTTGCAGCATCGAGCAGCCTGCCAGGGTCGCCAGGGCCAACGTGGCCAGAAGCGCTTTCATCCTAAAACCTCGTTGAGGGCTGCTATGCAGCCCATCGCCGGCAAAGCCGCCTCCTACAGGGATCGCGTCGCCTGTAGGAGCCGGCTTTGCCGGCGATGGGCCGCACAGCGGCCCCAATGTCCAAGACCACGAAACCCGCGTTAGGTTGCCCGCCACCCGA
This genomic stretch from Pseudomonas entomophila L48 harbors:
- the fba gene encoding class II fructose-bisphosphate aldolase (catalyzes the reversible aldol condensation of dihydroxyacetonephosphate and glyceraldehyde 3-phosphate in the Calvin cycle, glycolysis, and/or gluconeogenesis), with the protein product MALISMRQMLDHAAEFGYGVPAFNVNNLEQMRAIMEAADKTDSPVIVQASAGARKYAGAPFLRHLILAAIEEFPHIPVCMHQDHGTSPDVCQRSIQLGFSSVMMDGSLGEDGKTPTEYEYNVRVTQQTVAMAHACGVSVEGELGCLGSLETGMAGEEDGIGAEGVLDHSQMLTDPEEAADFVKKTQVDALAIAIGTSHGAYKFTKPPTGDVLAIDRIKEIHKRIPNTHLVMHGSSSVPQEWLAIINQYGGDIKETYGVPVEEIVEGIKYGVRKVNIDTDLRLASTGAMRRLMAQNPSEFDPRKFFGETVKAMRDVCIARYEAFGTAGNASKIKPISLEGMFQRYAKGELAAKIN
- a CDS encoding MliC family protein, producing MKALLATLALATLAGCSMLQPAQPAPADNWTRWVCDSQAEVLWRFTDAKQDAVDVRLGGGDQVYRLKSEPGASGALYSDGVLALHTKGNEGLVYWVATNDLIGRGCKAP